In Glycine soja cultivar W05 chromosome 10, ASM419377v2, whole genome shotgun sequence, the genomic stretch agtaattaattttacaacttAACTGACAGTGACACTATGCTTTTAGTTAAGcaaaaaataatgttgtttgatATTTCAAAATTCGCCGAAGTTATTCTTAACGGTCACTCTGATGTTCAatgatatgtttttttactacctgtggaattttgatatttttctaacTGTATAAACTGATTATTACAATGGTTTTATAATGGGCCATAATTTCTGTATCAATAACAATTACAATGAACAATGATTGCGGGCCGGGCAAATTAGCATGTGACTGTATAAATTAAACGGAAGATTAACTATATGAAAATTGAGAAgttaattgaaaactgaaagtaGAAAAATTAACATAGAGCTTGATAAAATCAATCGttgaattaattgaaaagtataaaatattaaaaaaatgataaaaccataatttatctaaaaagaataaacagaaaatttgataaatatattaaagataaaaataaaaaaataaaaaaagttagaaattagtattttaaaaaatactaattcaagtaatgtttcaaaaaatattaaaaactattaaGAAGCTATAAAAAAAGACTATTTACCggatgattaaatgagattttcAACTTGtcgaaaaaactaaaaattacctAAAATGTCTTACCGAATATagtctaaatatattttattaaattattttaaaaataaatattaaatgacttttataacttttttatattatatatttttgtaatatcttttatactttttatttccaTATGCAATGCTCTTTTGGCACCGATTAGTAATTTACATTTGACTATTTTTaatcaaccaaataattcagaagctaaaagtatttattaaaaatatatttattatataaaataaaataatgtaaaaaaatattttttgcagtaaaagtatttgataaatttttttgtaaataatatgaTGTTAAGAGACTTATTAGCTTATGTTAAAAAAGAGAGACTTATTAACAAAactcttttaaatattatttttaactagcATTCAAAAAGGGATCTATTTTACACTATTATCATCCATATtctctgttttttcttttggaacTAAACAATTAATATAATGAGAAAAAGtctaataacaaattaataattatgcacaagaaaaagttttaaaaaatcctTTCCTTTAATAAGCTAtttctaaattaatatttatttacttattttgcagctgaattttttttctattttgggaTTAATTTGCAACCCCTACGtcttgataataataaaaaaaaaactctttctattcttataaattttactttttctaaGACTAAATCATTCATCAACTATTACCATGATCATTATTTATGATGCCGAATTCTTTTAATCTATAatctataaaaaatgataaaggatgTATCTTCTTTTGTTAGACATCTTTATctcttatttgatttattttttttacttatttatccTTTAATTGTGTAACTTCTGCAAAtagtttattgttttaaaattttaattattcaaatactttttaatatgtttattttttattttattgtcaaagttatatttaatattttaataaataaaaaatattttatcttcggTTTGGTTTTCTGACAACATGACATCCctactattttactttttttttaaatgttgttaAATATTTCTACGGAATCTTTTTTGAACAAATAAGTGTTcctaatttttacaaaatatttttatctcaaacTTCAAATTGGCATCACACCCAATTAATCTCATTTCGACCCAATCAATCTAGAGATAAAAACAATCTTCAATTGCAGCATTTTCAAGTTAGGATCAAAATTAGAGTTTTGAATAAAGACCCAACTACTGTCAAACCACTTGTATGCCAACAATTTTTAGTACACCTCTAATTTTCAAACGCCTAATCAACACTCTTCATTTCTTTCtatttatctctctttttattacattttacttGTCATAGTTTTGACACAGCTAGCGCtgtctaaaaattatttttgtatactTCATCCACAATTTGAAGTCTTAGGTCCAATCAAATTCTTAGAAGGCATGTCATCTTAACTGCATGAAGCGTTCAATGAATTACGCTTGCCTTCCTGGCTAAACACGGTTTGCATAGAATAGAAAGCATTTTGGTTAGAGCAACATTAGTAACATTGTTTTAAAGGCAGTTTTAGCATCTTGGTTAATTATCATCAATTAATAAGGATGACGCAGAGCCACCAATAAATTATCTAGAAGATATCCATAGAATGTTCTAGTCCTTACCAATCTAAGAAGcagtaacaaaaattaaagtcTCTAACCATTTTAAAACCTCAGATTCACCGAAGGGTTCCCTTGGTCCTCATGGAAGCCACGTCTCCTACTTTCACCATGTGTGGACAAGTGAACCCACGTGAACCAATGACCTTTAGGACCTATACGCATGGCGTGGAACCAAAATATCCACCAGTATCCTTGCCCTCTAGTTCTATATAAGCAACCTTCTCCATTAAGCTACCACATCAAGGTTTGTGAAGCATCTAAGTGAGATACACAGTAGTTAGGTAGCAAGCATAAGTGTCTAACCTTAGAAACATATCTGCTACATATCGTGTGCATTTTGGAATTGTGCCACTAAAATTCTATTCATCTATGGCTGCCTCATCTTATGCTATGCAATCAATCCTTGCAAACCCTATGATCCGCATTTCCAGCGGGTCTAGGGAGAACCATTTTGGTGTTCCTGCTTATCACAGGAGAAGGAATGTTGGCCTGAGAGTTAGGTCCATGGCTGAGGTACGTAGTTGATCACAACACAATTTTCAGATCTCGTAGTATACATATATAGTGTTTTTGTTACATgttgaaatattatttgttatgttCCCTCAGGCATTTTGGAACTGTCATATGTAaccattgttttctttttttttatatgcagGAAGAGCAACCAAGTCAGCCTGCGACCCCAGTTACACCACCACCAGCAGAACCCAAACCACAGCCAGTCTCTACTCCTTCACCAAAGGTGAGCCTAGTGTTGAATGTTAGACAAAATATAACCTTTGTTCTTCCTGATTTGAGCTTTAAACAAATACTCTATGGTTAGATTTTTGTGCTAATGATTGCGGAAATCAAATTTCACATTCTTCATGTgtgtcattaattaatttaagttgGCAATTAACTAAAGCCTAAAGAAAGCACCAATATAACTATATTAAaggagaaattattacatggtCTCAGACTCTCATTATCTCTATGAATCTCCACATGACACAAAACATAGTTAAGTTGTATTAACCTTTTCTTATAAATTGATAAACTCAATAAATACTTAGAGACTAATGAAGTAAGTTTAAGACCGTTGGTGGTGCTAAaccatataataatttcttctaTCATATAAGCAATTATGTAAATGTCAATTTTGACAAGCCTCTATTGACATGATGGTTAATGGCAGGTGAGCACCAAGTTTTCTGATGTGTTGGCGTTCAGTGGGCCAGCACCTGAGAGGATCAATGGAAGGTTGGCCATGATTGGGTTTGTGGGTGCAATGGCAGTGGAAGTAGCCAAAGGGCAAGGTGTGTTTGAACAAATATCCAATGGTGGTATCCCATGGTTCTTGGGAACAAGTGTGGTCCTTACCCTTGCTTCCTTGATTCCACTCTTCCAAGGGATCAGCGTGGAGTCTAAGTCCAAAGGGTTCATGTCCTCAGATGCAGAACTGTGGAATGGGAGATTTGCTATGTTGGGTTTGGTTGCTCTGGCTTTTACTGAGTATGTTAAGGGTGGTACCTTGGTGTAATTCAGTCATGAATGCACACCAAAATGGTCTTAAGTCATTCGTGGTTAGAAAGACCAATCTCTTTTTGTACTTGGTGCCTTTATTTAATCAgcatataaaattatcatttttttttatcaaaaaatattaatcattagtattttattaatttttgttaataaaagaaattcaaCTAGTAATCTTTATCTTCTACACCATCTTCATATAAAATTGTATCATTAATCATAACCAAACTTCTTGGCATTGAATTGTTGTTTCCTTGTGTAGGAACCTGTAATCACTACGATAACAACAACTGtttcaaaaaatcaaacaaagttTCTTCTACTAAGCGAGGTTGACTATATATATAGACGCCGCTTTCTAAATTCGTCTAAAATTAAACTTGAAATATACGGAGAAAAGTCAAATTGTAGAATTATTACTAGTGATTcttgttttgcttttttttttttttttactggactgatgattcttgttcttgttttgtAATCTTTCTTGTTTATTATCATTTGCAGTTTGAActgaaaaatagaaacaaaaagtgAACATGATTTATGTGatagaaatgataaaaaaaatagtatataaaatGTTGTAAAAGGAAGTATGAatagtatatttaaaaaaaagtgaacttTCCTTAATATGACGgtatttggtttttttatataaataagagGGATGTGAAAAGaagtaacaaaaatataaaataaaatgagtgatatgatgaatagagattaaaaaaaaactatacaagTTGTATAATTTCATTATATAAACGCAATATCTATAATAGTGTCATTCCTTTTTTTCTACTGAAAAAATAGTCATTCCTTGTCATGTTAACAAAGATACCCATTTTGAATACTAAAGTTAGGACATTTTACGACACCTTCTCCAAACCTTGAAGCATTTCAATTtgtgttattaaaaaattaataacattggtttctctttaattttaagaattatttttgggatatgtatatatgaaaaataaaaaataaaataaactaatatacCATGTCAgatacaatataaaatattttaatttacgaGGATGAGGATTCAAATCAATGCGTTCCGGGACCAATACGGTATCACCTTAGCCATGAAAAGGTAATTGGCTCTAGCAGATAATTATGAAGGTAACTTCACAATTGTAACTAAAATATTTAGGGAAACTGAAGGAATTTCCAGTTCCACAGCTCCAAAAACTTATGATATGACATGGATAATTAGTGTCACCCTTTATCGATTACACGGATATCAGATTTTCATCTGCGGGAATGAACCTCTACACTCAAATTTATGAACAGAAAAGAATGAGAACAATACACATCTTAgcagtttgttttttttcccccCAGAAACCGTATCTATTGCATATGTACAAATATTCACCGATAGAACTATATTGTCTTTCCCCTGTTATGGATCAAGCTGATACTCAGGCTTGTCAAAATCACCATTTTGGAGTGTGGTTCCCACCACCCCATTTTCAAGTCTCTGCAAACCATTACAAGTCAATG encodes the following:
- the LOC114369281 gene encoding early light-induced protein, chloroplastic-like, with amino-acid sequence MAASSYAMQSILANPMIRISSGSRENHFGVPAYHRRRNVGLRVRSMAEEEQPSQPATPVTPPPAEPKPQPVSTPSPKVSTKFSDVLAFSGPAPERINGRLAMIGFVGAMAVEVAKGQGVFEQISNGGIPWFLGTSVVLTLASLIPLFQGISVESKSKGFMSSDAELWNGRFAMLGLVALAFTEYVKGGTLV